Genomic DNA from Frankiaceae bacterium:
CTGCAGGACGGCGTGCGGGAGACGGGCTTTGCCGTCGCCGACGTCTACGGCGTCCTCGTCACGCACGTCCACCCCGACCACCACGGCCTGTCGGCGAAGGTGCGTGCGGAGTCCGGCGCGTGGATCGCCATGCACCCCGAGGACGCGGAGGTGGTGACGCGGTGGCGTACGAGCGCCGACACCTGGCTGCTCGAGACCGCCGCCGTGCTGCTCACCGCAGGGGCGCCCGAGGACGCGCTCGCGGCACTGCCGGACTTCACCGGCATCGGCGCGCGGCAGCGCGAGCTGCCGGCGCTGCCGACGCGGCTGTTCGCGGACGGCGACGTGGTGGACGTACCAGGCTGGGACGTCCGCGCGATCTGGACGCCGGGACACTCGCCCGGGCACACGTGCTTCTTCGTCGACGGGCTGCTGCTCGCCGGCGACCACGTCATGCCCAAGATCAGCCCGCACATCGGGCTGTACGACGAGGAGTCCGGCGCCGACCCGCTGGGCGACTACCTGGCGTCGTTGCGGAAGGTGCGTACCGAGCCGGTGACGTCGGTGCTGCCCGCGCACGTGGGGCGCTTCGACGACATGGTGCCGCGCATCGACGAGCTCGCCGCGCACCACGAGGAGCGGCTCGCGGAGATCGTGGCCTCTCTGGCGGCAGGGCCGCTGACCACGTGGGACATCGCGTCGTCCATGGGGTGGAACCGCGCCTGGGACGACATCGCGCCGTTCATGAAGCGGGTCGCCCTCGGGGAGGCGGTGGCGCACCTGCGGCACCTGGAGCGCAGGGGGCTCGTCGAACGCGTTCCCGGGGCGTGGCCTGCGTCGTACCGGCTTGTCGCTACGCCTGCTGGCTGAGGCGATGCGCCAGATCCTGGCGCGCCTTCACGTACTTGGTCTTGCGGGCGAGCAGGCGGTCGCGCCAGGACGCCTGGGCCGCGCGCTGAGCCAGCAGCTCCTCGCGGCGGCGGCGGCGTTCGGCCAGCTCCTCCTTGCTCATGCGGAATGTCCTGCCCAGGCCATCCGAGACCTATGGGCGACATTGGCCTTACGCGGCGGACTTCTCCGTGAGGGCGGCGACGGCGAGGGCGCGGGCGAACGCCGTACGGCCCAGCTCGGAGGCCGTGACGGAGGCGAGCAGGTCGACGACGTACTCGTCGCCCATCTCGTCCAGCAGCGGCGCGAGGTAGTCGGCGGCCTTGATCGCGAGGAGCAGCGCGGAGTCCCCGGAACGCCGGGTGCGGGCGATCTCGGACATGCGCTCATGGAGGAGGTGCTCCAGGGCGAGCACCTCGTGACGGGAGAGCGTCTTGAGCTCGTCGTCACGCAGGATCATCGCGGTCAGCATGTCTGGGGTCCTCTCGGTGCTGGGCCCCCTGCTAACGATCAAGGTGGCCGTCAGGTGACGGTCTGCGGCGCCACCTCGGCGTTGGTCTCCTGCTCGGCCGGGTCCCTGCGGAGACGGACCTGGACCGTACGGCCGACGACGCGGACGTCGTACGCCGGCTGCGGGTGCGTCGCCGGGCCGCTCACGACCGCGCCGTCCGTCAGCGCGAACGTCGACCCGTGCCACGGGCACGTCACGCACTCGTCCTCGACGCTGCCCTGCTCGAGCGGCCCCCCGAGGTGCGAGCAGGTCGCCGCGAGGACGCGGACCGTCGAGCCGATGCGGTAGACGAGCAGGTCCTCGCCGCCGACCGTGCGGCGTACGGGCCGGCGCATCGGCAGGTCGCGGAGGTTGCCGACGTCGGTCCAGTCCTCGACGCCGGCGTGGTCGGCGTTGCGGTCGGCGCCGACGGCGTTGCGGAACGCGAGGTGCCCGCCGAGGTACCCGCCCGCGCCCGCCAGCGCCGTGGCGGCCGTGCTGAGTGCCACGCCTCTCCTGTGGTGGCCGTGGCGGCGGCTCAGCCAGGAGGCGGCGTAGAGGACGGTGGCGGTGCCGTTGGCGACGGCGTGGACCGCGCCGAGGCGCTTCGGCTTGGTGGCCTCGCCGAGAGCCAGCCAGTCGGCGGCGCCGGAGGCGGCAGTGGGTCCTGCGGCGAGCACACCCGCGGCGATGAGTCTCTGGCTCGCGCGTCGCGTCTCCTCGCCGCCGACGAGGTCGAGCGCGGCGGCGCTGGTCCAGCAGCCGATCGCGACGTCGGTGAGCATCGGGTGCAGCGGGTGGCCGAGCCACGTGCCGTGCAGGACGTCACGCGCCTTGCCCGTCGGGAGCGCGCGGCTCCAGAACCCCTCGACGGCGCGGGCCAGCCCGTCGAGAGCGGGCAGGCGTTCGAGACGGTCGGCCTGGTAGCGCAGCTTCATGTCCCGGGGACTGCCCGCCCAGAAAAATGTCACACCCCCTCCGTAGCCTCTCTCCCATGACCTGATGACTCGCTCGTGACGGGGGAACGCCGTGGTACCGACCACCTGGACCGCACTGCTGCTGCTCGTCGTCGCCGTGCTGCCCGGCGCGATGTTCACGTTCGGCTTCGAGCGGCAGGTGAGCGCGTACGGCGCGACGCTCGCCGACCGCGTGCTGCGCTTCGTCGCGGTGTCGGTGGTGTTCGACCTGCTGTACGCGTGGCCGGCGTACCTCGCGTACCAGGCCTGGCTCGACGGCGAGCCGGTCGGCGCGGGCCAGTTCGCGGTGGCATGGCTCGGCGTCGCCGCGACGACAGGCGTCCCGGCCGGAGTCGGCTGGGCGCTCGGTGGGCTGTACAGCACGCGCCGAGCGCGAGACGGATGGGAGTGGATCCGGCGGTGGCTCCCACCGGAGCGGGAGAAACGCCTGCTCGACCTCGCTCTGGGTGCGACACCGGCACCCCGCGCCTGGGATGACCTCTTCTCACACCGCCCGACGGCGTACCTGCGAATCCTGTGCACCAACGGCAGGTGGGTCGGCGGCGCGTTCGGCGAGGCGTCGTACGCGGGCGGGTTCCCCAACGAGGCAGACCTGGTCATCGAGGAGGCGTGGCCGATCGACGCCGACGGCATGTTCGGGGAGGAGCCCTTTGGCTACGCTCTCTACGTGCCGTCGGCCTCGATCGCGCACGTCGAGGTCGTCGCAAGGGCCGGACGGGAGGAGGAGTCATGACGTACCCCGAAGGGGACAGGCCAAGCGGCTGGCGTCGACTCTGGCGGTCCAAGGGCGGCTACAGCGGCGCGTTCCCGATCTCGGTCCTCGGACCGCCGCCGAAGACGCCCAGCGGCACGTCCGCGGTCAGCCGGCCGGAGCAGCCCGAGAAGAAGGCGTCGTAGCGCGGCCCGCTCAGCCGACCGGCTCGCCCGGCAGCGGGAACCACCGCAGGTGCTCGAAGTCCGCGGACACCGGCTCCGGCGCGGGCACCGCGACGTGCTCCACCGCCGTCTCGTCGAGAATGCGCCGCGCCTCCGTCAGGTAGCCGGCCAGCGCCGACTCCGGCTCCGTGCTGTGCCTGCGCGGGTACGCGAACCGCCCGCCGTCGTACGACACGTCATGCAGCGACATCGGCGCCTTCGCCGCCCCGCGGACGTGCTGCCACACGCCGGTGTGCGGCTCGAACGAGTAGTGCGGCAGCAGCTTCCACCCCTCCGACGCGACGAGGTGGACGGCGTCGAGGACGTACTGGAAGACGGTGTCGGTGATGAAGTAGTTGAAGTTCACGCGCACCCAGCCCGGCTTGATCCCCTCGCAGCCGCGGGTGATCTCGCGCTCGAACTCGTGCGACCTGTCCAGGTCGATGCCGAGCAGCCGGTGCCCGTACGGCCCCGCGCACGAGCAGCCGCCGCGCGCCTGGATCCCGAACAGGTCGTTCAGCACCGCGACCACGAAGTTGTGGTGCAGGTACCGCCCCTGCCCGAACCGCACGACGAACGACACGATCGACAGCCGCTCGGCGTCGAGGTTGCCGAGGATCTCGATCGCCGGGTTCGCGCGCCACGACTCGACGGCGCGTTCGATGAACGCCGCCTCCCGCTCGCGGATCGTGTCGACGCCCACCGCCTGCTTGAGCTGGAAGACGAGTCCCGCGCGGATCGAGTCGACGATCGCCGGCGTCCCGCCCTCCTCGCGGCACTCGACGTCGTCGAGGTAGCGGTGCTCCAGCGGGTTGACGTACGACACCGTGCCGCCGCCCGGCACGGTCGGCACGCGGTTCGTGAACAGCGACCGCCTCGCCACCAGCACCCCCGGCGTGCCGGGCCCGCCGATGAACTTGTGGGGCGACAGGAAGATCGCGTCGAGGTCGCCGTCGGCCATGTCGATGTCGACGTACGGCGCCGCGGCCGCGTAGTCCCAGAACGACAGCGCGCCGTTGGCGTGCAGCAGGTCCGCGACGGCACGGGTGTCGGTGACGATGCCGGTGACGTTGCTGGCCGCGGAGAACGAGCCGATCTTCAACGGCCGGCCGGCGTACTCCGCGAGCCGCGCCGCGAGGTCGTCGAGGTCGACGTGGCCGTTGGCGTCCTCGTGGATGACGACGACGTCGGCGATGGACTCGCGCCACGGCAGCTCGTTGGAGTGGTGCTCGTACGGCCCGATGAACACGACGGGCCGCTCGGCCGCGGGGATCGCGGCGCGCAACCCGTACTTGTCGTCGAGAGCCGCCGGGATGCGCAGCCCGAGGACGTGCACCATCTTGTCGATCGCGGCCGTCGAACCGGAGCCGCAGAACAGCACCGCGTGCGTCTCCCGCGACGCTCCCACGGCGGCGGAGATGATCTCGCGCGCCTCCTCGCGGAACCGCGTGGTCTGCCGCCCGGTGCCGGAGGTCTCGGTGTGCGTGTTCGCGTAGCGAGGGAGGACCTCGTTGCGCACGAACTCCTCGATGAACGCCAGCGACCGCCCGGAGGCCGTGTAGTCGGCGTACGTCACGCGGCGAGGCCCGTACGGCCCCTCCATGACCTCGTCGTCCCCGATGACGGCGGCGCGGATCTCGTCGAGGAGCACGGAGGTGACGCTACCGCCGTCAGTCGTCCGCGTCGTCGTCGAGGCGGAAGCCGACCTTCATGCCGACCTGGAAGTGGGCGGGCGCGCCGTCGACCACCTGGCCGCGGATCTCGGTCACCTCGAACCAGTCGAGGTTGCGCAACGTGCGCGCAGCGCGGGCCAGCCCGTTGCGGATCGCGGCGTCGACGCCCTCGGGCGACGTGCCGACGATCTCGACCTTCTTGTACGTCCGGTCAGCCATGACGCTCCCTCAGTCGCGGACCTTGTAGACGACGCGCGCGGCGACGAACCCCAGGATCACCGCGAGCAACGGCAGCACCACCTGGCGCAGCAGCCACGTGGCCGCGAGACCGGCGAGCATGACGGCGCCGGCCACCAGCACGAACGTCACGATCGCCGGGATCAACGCGCTCTTCGGCTGCTCGGCCATGCCATCAGCGTAGAGCGCTACGGCCGCGCGCTGGGCACGATCGCGTCGATGGCGGCGAGGTCGTCGTCGGTGGGCTCCCAGAGCCCCGCGTCGGCGTTCGCGTGCACCTGCTCGGCGCGCGTGGCACCCGCGATGACGGACGAGACGGCGGGCTGGGCGGCGAGACCGCCGATGGCGACGTGCAGCAGCGTGACGCCGCGCTCGGCGGCGAGCTTCTCGAGGGCCTCGACGCGGTCGTACGTCTCGTCGGTGAGCAGCTTCTCGGCCCGCGCCGTGTTGCCGCCGAGACGGGTCCCCGCGGGCAGCGGGGCGCCGCGGCGGTACTTGCCGGTGAGGACGCCGTTGGCAAGCGGGAAGTACGGCAGCTGGCCGATGCCGTAGTGCTCGCAGGCGGGGATGACCTCGGCCTCGGCGCCGCGTTCGAGCAGGGAGTAGTGGTTCTGCGCGGAGACGAACCGCTCGCGGTCGTCGCTCGTCGCGGCCCAGTCGGCGTCGGCGATCTGCCAGCCGCTGAAGTTCGAGGAGCCGATGTAGCGCACGAGCCCCTCGCGGACGAGGTCGTCGAGCGCCGCCATCGTCTCGTCGATCGGGGTCACGCCGTCCGGCTCGTGGTACTGGTACAGGTCGATCCAGTCGGTACGCAGCCGCCGCAGCGAGTCGCGGACGGCCTTGCGGATGTACCGCCGCGATCCCCGCGCCTCGGGCCCGGCGTCGGGCATGGCCATGCCGAACTTCGTCGCGAGCACGACCTGCTCGCGGCGCGAGCCGAGGGTCTCGCCGATGAGCTCCTCGCTGCCTCCGCCCCCGCCGTAGATGTCGGCGGTGTCGAACAGCGTGATCCCCCGCTCGATCGCCGCGTCGATGACCGCGCGGGCGTCGTCGTCGGAGGTCCGCGAGCGGAAGTTGTTGCAGCCGAGGCCGACCACGGAGACGGTCAGGCCGGAGTCGCCGAGCTGGCGGTAGCGCATCTCGTTCATGAAAAGACCCTACGTCGGGCGAACCGAACCGCCCCCTCCGCGGTCTACACAGGTGCACCCGGTCCCCAGCCCCGGGTCGCGGGGGAGGCTCGCGCGCGCCCGCAAGGGCGCCGCGCGACCCCTTCGCCCGCGGCGACACCTTCGCGACGCTGGGTCGTTGAGGGAGTACGGCCCTGGGGGGGTCGGGTCGAACAGGAGGTCTCACGTGCGCCGTGCGCTCGTCGCCGCGCTCCTCGCCGCTGCCCTGGTCACGCCCGGCGCGTACGGCGGCCCGCCCAAGCCGCAGCTCGTCGACCCGCGCGGCGACACCTCGATCCCCTCACACGACATCGTGTCCGGGCGGCTGTCCAGCTTCCTGTCCCGAGGCCGGCCGCACCTGCGCGTGGAGCTGACGCTCGCGGCGGCGCCCGCCGTGCCGATCGAGCACCTCTTCGGCTTCACGAACGGCTGCGACGAGCTCGTCTTCCGCTACACGTGGACGGGGACGTCCGCGACGTCCGCGGCGGCGATCGACCAGTGGAACTACTGCTACCGCTTCGAACGGCGCATGCCGGACGCGACGTTCCCCGTCGCGTTCTCGGTGCGCGGGACGACGCTGACCTGGCAGATGCCGTACGAGCACGGCATCAAGCGTGGCAGCAAGCTCATCTACCTGTTCGGGGCGAGCTGCGTGCAGATGACCTGCGTCAACTTCGCCGCGCCGGTGACCGACTCGGCGAAAGAGTGGCAGCCGTACGTCGTCGGCAGCGACCTCCCGCGCCGGTGAAGCGGACCATGCTCGCCGCGCTCGCGGCCCTGGCACTCGCCACGCCGGGCGTCCAGGCCGCGCCCGCGCCCCAGGTGACCGACCCTGCGGGCGACTGGTACGTCCCGTCGCAGGACGTCGTCTCCGGCCGGATCTCGAGCGTGCTGATCCGCGGCGTGCCGCACCTGCGCGGCGAGCTGCGGCTCTCGGCGCCGCCCGCGATCGGCGTGCCGTCGACCTACGACCTGACGTTCCGGATCAGGTGCACGTACTACAGCTTCGCCCTGGCCTGGGACGGCATGACTCCGAGTGGCGCGGCGTTCGACCACTGGGACTGGTGCTACGAGGATCCCGAGCCCTACGGCGGCCCGGAGGGCAAGCTCCCCGTGACGTTCTCGGTGAGGGGGTCCACGCTGACTTTCCTGACGCCGTACGTCGCGGGGATCCGGCGCGGTCAGCGCGTGACGCGCTTCGGGATCTCGGCATGTCCCCAATACATGTGCGGGGTCTCGACGCGGGCCCCTGACGTGGACGTCCGCACCGGTGACCTGGCCGGCAGCAACGCCTCGTACGTCGTCGGCAGCGACCTCCCGCGCCGATGACGACCCGCCGCGCGTTCCTCGCGCTCCTCCTCGCCGCCGCTCTCAACGCGCCCGGCGCCGGCGCCGCGAGCGCCCCTCAGATCCGCGACGTCACCGGCGACTGGGTCCTCGGCGGGCAGGACATTGTCTGGGCGCGGGTCTCGGACGTCCTCGTCGACGGCGTACCCCACCTGCGCGCCGAGCTGCGGCTGGCCTCGGCACCCGTCGAGGAGCTGCAGAACCACTACGTGGTCGACGTCGTCCACCAGTGCAGGAAGTTCCGCTTCCACGGGTACGTCGGCCAGCTGGACCCGGAGCCGATCACGGGGGTGTTCACCAGGGAGGCGTACTGCTTCGGGAACGACGACGACCCCGGGGCGCAGGCGCGCTACCCGATGACCGTCAGCCTGCGCGGTACGACGGTCACCTGGGTCGCGCCGTACCCCGAGGGGATCCGGCGGGGCTCGCGGCTCACACGGTTCTTCGCGGCGGCGTGCAGCGTCACCCCCGACCCCCTGACGTTCGACGTGTCCGACAGCTACCCCCCTGGTCCGGTGGGCGCCCAGGACGGCGACCACGCGGCCGCCCCGAAGGCCGTCCACGTCGTCGGCAGCGACCTCCCGCGCCGATGACGACCCGCCGCGCGTTCCTCGCGCTCCTCCTCGCCCCCGCCCTGGCGGCGCCCGGTGCCGGTGCCGCCCCGCCCGCGCCGCAGCTCCGCGACGTCACCGGCGACTGGGTGCTCGAGGGGCAGGACATCGTCTGGGCGCGCGTCTCGGACGTCCTCGTCGGCGGCGTGCCGCACCTGCGCGCCGAGCTGAAGCTGGTGGCGCCGCCGCTCGCCGACGCGCAGAACCACTACTTCGTCGAGTTCGTCCATCGATGCAGCACGCTGCAGTTCCACGCCTACGTCGGGCACCTCGACCCCGAGCCGGTGACGGCGCAGTTCGAGCGCAAGCCGTACTGCTACACGCTCGACGAGGACCCGGAACCGAACGCGAGCTATCCGGTCACGGTCACGCTGCGCGGCTCGACGATGACATGGGCCGCGCCGTACGCCGACGGCATGAAGCGGGGGTCGGTGCTGTCGCGGTTCACCGCGTCGGCGTTCAGCGTCACCGACGGCGTCGTGTACGACCCCGGCGACTCCCCGGAGGGCATCCCCGATCCGCGACCACTGCACCTGGAGGAGGGCGACAAGGCGTCCGCCCCGGAAGCGATCCACGTCGTGGGCAGCGACCTGCCCCGCCGATGACGACCCGACGCGCGCTCGCCGCTCTCCTCCTCGCCACCGCGCTCGCCGCGCCCGGCGCCGATGCCGCCCCGCCCGCGCCGCAGCTGCGCGACCCCGCCGGCGACTGGATGCTCCCCTGGCAGGACATCGTGGCGGGCCGCTTCTCCAGCGTGCTCGTGAAGGGCGTCCCGTACCTCCGCGGCGAGCTCACCCTCACCGCGCCGCCCGACGGCGTGCACAACTACTACTTCCTCACGTTCGTCCACGGGTGCCACAAGTTCCAGTTCAGCGCGTTCGTCGGCCCCGACTCGCCGTGGCCGCCGTCGAGCCATCTGGAGAAGCGGCCGTACTGCTTCACCGGAGGCTTGGAGGAGGCC
This window encodes:
- a CDS encoding MBL fold metallo-hydrolase; its protein translation is MSRPVPPVERLRDGLWSVPVVLPDNPLGFTLVYLFETPSGPVIVDNGWDDPRAWKALQDGVRETGFAVADVYGVLVTHVHPDHHGLSAKVRAESGAWIAMHPEDAEVVTRWRTSADTWLLETAAVLLTAGAPEDALAALPDFTGIGARQRELPALPTRLFADGDVVDVPGWDVRAIWTPGHSPGHTCFFVDGLLLAGDHVMPKISPHIGLYDEESGADPLGDYLASLRKVRTEPVTSVLPAHVGRFDDMVPRIDELAAHHEERLAEIVASLAAGPLTTWDIASSMGWNRAWDDIAPFMKRVALGEAVAHLRHLERRGLVERVPGAWPASYRLVATPAG
- a CDS encoding Rieske (2Fe-2S) protein — protein: MKLRYQADRLERLPALDGLARAVEGFWSRALPTGKARDVLHGTWLGHPLHPMLTDVAIGCWTSAAALDLVGGEETRRASQRLIAAGVLAAGPTAASGAADWLALGEATKPKRLGAVHAVANGTATVLYAASWLSRRHGHHRRGVALSTAATALAGAGGYLGGHLAFRNAVGADRNADHAGVEDWTDVGNLRDLPMRRPVRRTVGGEDLLVYRIGSTVRVLAATCSHLGGPLEQGSVEDECVTCPWHGSTFALTDGAVVSGPATHPQPAYDVRVVGRTVQVRLRRDPAEQETNAEVAPQTVT
- a CDS encoding DUF6338 family protein, which encodes MVPTTWTALLLLVVAVLPGAMFTFGFERQVSAYGATLADRVLRFVAVSVVFDLLYAWPAYLAYQAWLDGEPVGAGQFAVAWLGVAATTGVPAGVGWALGGLYSTRRARDGWEWIRRWLPPEREKRLLDLALGATPAPRAWDDLFSHRPTAYLRILCTNGRWVGGAFGEASYAGGFPNEADLVIEEAWPIDADGMFGEEPFGYALYVPSASIAHVEVVARAGREEES
- a CDS encoding aminotransferase class V-fold PLP-dependent enzyme, with product MLLDEIRAAVIGDDEVMEGPYGPRRVTYADYTASGRSLAFIEEFVRNEVLPRYANTHTETSGTGRQTTRFREEAREIISAAVGASRETHAVLFCGSGSTAAIDKMVHVLGLRIPAALDDKYGLRAAIPAAERPVVFIGPYEHHSNELPWRESIADVVVIHEDANGHVDLDDLAARLAEYAGRPLKIGSFSAASNVTGIVTDTRAVADLLHANGALSFWDYAAAAPYVDIDMADGDLDAIFLSPHKFIGGPGTPGVLVARRSLFTNRVPTVPGGGTVSYVNPLEHRYLDDVECREEGGTPAIVDSIRAGLVFQLKQAVGVDTIREREAAFIERAVESWRANPAIEILGNLDAERLSIVSFVVRFGQGRYLHHNFVVAVLNDLFGIQARGGCSCAGPYGHRLLGIDLDRSHEFEREITRGCEGIKPGWVRVNFNYFITDTVFQYVLDAVHLVASEGWKLLPHYSFEPHTGVWQHVRGAAKAPMSLHDVSYDGGRFAYPRRHSTEPESALAGYLTEARRILDETAVEHVAVPAPEPVSADFEHLRWFPLPGEPVG
- a CDS encoding dodecin, whose product is MADRTYKKVEIVGTSPEGVDAAIRNGLARAARTLRNLDWFEVTEIRGQVVDGAPAHFQVGMKVGFRLDDDADD
- a CDS encoding aldo/keto reductase, translating into MNEMRYRQLGDSGLTVSVVGLGCNNFRSRTSDDDARAVIDAAIERGITLFDTADIYGGGGGSEELIGETLGSRREQVVLATKFGMAMPDAGPEARGSRRYIRKAVRDSLRRLRTDWIDLYQYHEPDGVTPIDETMAALDDLVREGLVRYIGSSNFSGWQIADADWAATSDDRERFVSAQNHYSLLERGAEAEVIPACEHYGIGQLPYFPLANGVLTGKYRRGAPLPAGTRLGGNTARAEKLLTDETYDRVEALEKLAAERGVTLLHVAIGGLAAQPAVSSVIAGATRAEQVHANADAGLWEPTDDDLAAIDAIVPSARP